In Hamadaea flava, a genomic segment contains:
- a CDS encoding ATP-binding protein, which produces MVITTSAYLRLPLDHTAPAAARHGAKPVLIGWGCTDETWLGDAAVVISELVSNAVIHADGCVELSLELRGGRVVWIGVADTSSTVPVRRVATVDGGHGLAIVEDLTARLHVQRYHRGKRVWAVLRPCPLGI; this is translated from the coding sequence ATGGTGATTACGACCTCGGCGTACCTCCGGCTGCCGCTCGACCACACCGCGCCCGCGGCCGCCCGGCACGGCGCCAAACCCGTCCTGATCGGCTGGGGCTGCACCGACGAGACCTGGCTCGGCGACGCCGCCGTGGTCATCAGTGAACTGGTCTCCAACGCGGTCATCCACGCCGACGGCTGCGTCGAGTTGAGCTTGGAACTGCGCGGCGGCCGAGTGGTCTGGATCGGCGTCGCCGACACCTCCTCAACCGTCCCGGTGCGCCGAGTCGCCACCGTCGACGGCGGACACGGGCTGGCCATCGTCGAAGACCTCACGGCCCGGCTGCACGTGCAGCGCTACCACCGCGGCAAGCGAGTCTGGGCGGTCCTGCGCCCCTGCCCCCTGGGCATCTAG
- a CDS encoding SDR family NAD(P)-dependent oxidoreductase has translation MNALNSKVALVTGGGRGIGAAVALRLAQDGADVVITYQRDAQAAENVVKQIVALGRRAAAHRADSADPAEVVAAVDAAAAEFGRLDILVNNAGEFRLGPIEELTLADFEQTVAVNVRAPFVASQAALRHLTSGGRIIMIGSNAAERVVFPGFSLYSLSKTALTGLTKALGRELGPRGITVNLVHPGATDTELNPADGPNATVVNGFTATGHYADPADIAAAVAFLARADSRYVTGTSISVDGGFTS, from the coding sequence ATGAACGCACTGAACAGCAAGGTAGCCCTCGTGACCGGCGGCGGACGGGGCATCGGCGCGGCCGTGGCCCTGCGCCTGGCGCAGGACGGCGCCGACGTGGTGATCACCTATCAGCGGGACGCGCAGGCCGCCGAGAATGTCGTGAAGCAGATCGTGGCGCTGGGCCGGCGCGCGGCCGCGCATCGCGCGGACAGCGCGGACCCGGCCGAGGTCGTCGCGGCGGTCGACGCCGCCGCAGCCGAGTTCGGGCGGCTCGACATCCTGGTCAACAACGCGGGCGAGTTCCGGCTCGGCCCGATCGAGGAGCTGACCCTCGCCGACTTCGAGCAGACCGTGGCCGTCAACGTCCGGGCCCCGTTCGTCGCCAGCCAGGCGGCGCTGCGGCACCTGACCAGCGGGGGCCGCATCATCATGATCGGCAGCAACGCGGCCGAGCGGGTGGTGTTCCCCGGCTTCTCGCTGTACTCGCTGAGCAAGACGGCGCTCACCGGTCTCACCAAGGCGCTCGGCCGGGAACTCGGCCCGCGCGGCATCACGGTGAACCTGGTGCACCCGGGCGCGACCGACACCGAGCTGAACCCGGCGGACGGTCCGAACGCGACGGTCGTCAACGGGTTCACCGCCACGGGGCACTACGCCGACCCGGCCGACATCGCGGCGGCGGTGGCGTTCCTCGCCCGCGCCGACAGCCGCTACGTCACCGGCACGTCGATCAGCGTCGACGGCGGCTTCACCAGCTAA
- a CDS encoding response regulator transcription factor, translating to MRLLLVEDDTTLAGALRRGLIGEGYAVDLAVSGTEALWAAREFAYDLIVLDLTIPGADGVTVTRTLRAEERWTPILVLTARDAVADRVTALDAGADDYLIKPVALAELYARARALTRRAPSQRPAVLELAGITLDPARRTVTRDGQPVALSAREFALLHELMRHPDQVLTRTYLIDQLWDSDQLNGSNVVDVYIRYLREKVDRPFAQDTIQTVRGAGYRFGTS from the coding sequence GTGCGGCTGCTACTGGTGGAGGACGACACGACGCTGGCCGGGGCGCTGCGACGGGGACTGATCGGCGAAGGGTACGCCGTCGACCTCGCCGTCTCGGGGACGGAGGCGTTGTGGGCCGCGCGCGAATTCGCGTACGACCTGATCGTGCTGGACCTGACGATTCCCGGCGCCGACGGCGTGACCGTGACCCGCACGTTGCGGGCGGAGGAGCGCTGGACCCCGATCCTGGTGCTGACCGCGCGCGACGCGGTGGCCGATCGGGTGACCGCGCTGGACGCGGGCGCGGACGACTACCTGATCAAGCCGGTGGCCCTCGCTGAGCTGTACGCGCGAGCGCGGGCCCTGACCCGCCGCGCGCCCAGCCAGCGGCCGGCGGTCCTGGAGCTGGCCGGCATCACCCTGGACCCGGCGCGACGGACGGTGACCCGCGACGGGCAGCCGGTGGCGCTGTCGGCCCGGGAGTTCGCGCTGCTGCACGAGCTGATGCGGCATCCCGATCAGGTGCTGACACGGACCTACCTGATCGACCAGCTGTGGGACAGCGACCAGCTGAACGGGTCCAATGTGGTCGACGTGTACATCCGCTACCTGCGGGAGAAGGTCGACCGCCCGTTCGCCCAGGACACCATCCAGACAGTACGCGGAGCGGGGTACCGGTTCGGCACCTCCTGA
- a CDS encoding sulfite exporter TauE/SafE family protein, translating to MPIDWPVLLGASAAAYALALLSAVAGFGGGVLLLPVFTALFGLRTAVPMLTLTQLSSNGARVWLNRHDLRWRLIGWFALGAVPFAVAGGILLAHAPLSPLKRVLGGFLIGLVGWRRVRPRPGKPKDPVFAAVGAASGFGSALLGSVGPLTAPFFLAYGLARAAYIGTEAASALTMHLAKLTAYGTGDLLTRTVLLYGLALTPAVLAGAWTGKKILTRVSDRVFVLLVEAGLIVSGLLFLGGM from the coding sequence ATGCCGATCGACTGGCCGGTGCTGCTCGGCGCGTCCGCCGCCGCGTACGCGCTCGCGCTGCTCTCTGCGGTGGCCGGGTTCGGCGGCGGCGTATTGCTGCTTCCGGTGTTCACCGCCTTGTTCGGGCTGCGGACGGCGGTGCCGATGCTCACCCTGACGCAGCTGTCGAGCAACGGCGCCCGGGTCTGGCTCAACCGCCACGACCTTCGGTGGCGGCTCATCGGCTGGTTCGCCCTCGGGGCGGTCCCGTTCGCCGTGGCGGGCGGCATCCTGCTCGCGCACGCCCCGCTCAGCCCGCTCAAACGGGTCCTCGGCGGTTTCCTCATCGGACTGGTCGGGTGGCGGCGCGTACGCCCCCGGCCGGGCAAGCCGAAGGACCCCGTCTTCGCCGCGGTCGGAGCCGCGTCCGGGTTCGGCTCCGCTCTGCTCGGCTCGGTCGGCCCGTTGACCGCGCCGTTCTTCCTCGCTTATGGGCTGGCTCGGGCGGCGTACATCGGGACAGAGGCGGCCAGCGCGCTGACCATGCACCTGGCCAAGCTCACCGCGTACGGGACGGGTGACCTGTTGACCCGGACCGTGCTGCTCTACGGGCTGGCGCTGACTCCGGCGGTGCTCGCCGGGGCGTGGACGGGCAAGAAGATCCTGACCCGGGTCAGCGACCGGGTGTTCGTGCTGCTCGTCGAGGCTGGTCTCATCGTGTCGGGATTACTCTTCCTGGGAGGGATGTGA
- a CDS encoding cytochrome P450, with translation MRQLTSRILAAAARRYLGRKGGFDLAKVGMLPDRTLVPLRRAGIDPVPELAAIRDQAPVSRLPVPFGLKVWLVTGYDAAKQVLADGDGFSTDFANLAPGVAGPGGLGFADPPEHTRLRKLLTPEFTMRRLARLTPRIHEIVEDRLDAMAAAPGPVDLVAEFALPIPSLVICELLGVPYADRADFQRLAMARFDVFAGAGASLGAISESLDYLRTVVEVQRRAPGDGLIGMIIREHGDEVTDDELAGLADGVLTGGFETTASMLALGALVLLSDPAAFQLVRTTDEAAAPFVEEVLRHLAVVQVAFPRFARDDLTIAGTQISRGDVVIVSLSGANRDPVLGPNLEHPDPTRTPTSHLAFGHGLHRCIGAELAKMELRAAYPALVRRFPGMRLAVEPAELRFRPASIVYGVESLPVRLG, from the coding sequence GTGAGGCAGCTGACGTCGCGCATCCTCGCCGCGGCGGCCCGGCGCTATCTGGGCCGCAAGGGCGGCTTCGACCTGGCCAAGGTAGGCATGCTGCCCGACCGCACGCTGGTGCCGTTGCGGCGGGCCGGGATCGATCCGGTGCCCGAGCTGGCCGCGATCCGTGACCAGGCTCCCGTGTCGCGGCTGCCGGTGCCGTTCGGGCTGAAGGTCTGGCTGGTCACCGGCTACGACGCGGCCAAGCAGGTGCTCGCCGACGGCGACGGATTCTCCACCGACTTCGCCAATCTCGCGCCGGGCGTCGCCGGGCCGGGCGGGCTGGGCTTCGCCGATCCGCCTGAGCACACGCGGTTGCGCAAGCTGCTCACGCCGGAGTTCACCATGCGGCGGCTGGCTCGCCTGACGCCGCGCATCCACGAGATCGTCGAGGATCGCCTCGACGCGATGGCCGCCGCGCCCGGACCGGTGGACCTGGTCGCGGAGTTCGCCCTGCCGATCCCGTCGCTGGTCATCTGCGAGCTGCTCGGCGTGCCCTACGCCGACCGGGCCGACTTCCAGCGCCTGGCCATGGCCCGCTTCGACGTCTTCGCGGGCGCGGGCGCGTCCCTCGGGGCCATCAGCGAGTCGCTCGACTATCTGCGTACCGTGGTCGAGGTTCAGCGCCGCGCACCCGGCGACGGGCTCATCGGCATGATCATCCGCGAGCACGGCGACGAGGTCACCGACGACGAGCTCGCGGGCCTCGCGGACGGCGTGCTGACCGGGGGCTTCGAGACGACCGCGAGCATGCTCGCGCTGGGGGCCCTGGTCCTGCTCTCGGATCCTGCGGCTTTTCAGCTGGTACGCACAACGGACGAGGCCGCCGCGCCCTTCGTCGAGGAGGTGCTGCGGCATCTGGCCGTCGTCCAGGTGGCCTTCCCCCGCTTCGCTCGCGACGACCTCACGATCGCCGGTACGCAGATCAGCCGCGGCGACGTGGTGATCGTCTCGTTGTCGGGGGCCAACCGCGATCCGGTGCTCGGCCCGAACCTGGAGCACCCCGATCCCACCCGTACGCCGACCTCGCATCTGGCCTTCGGGCACGGACTGCACCGCTGCATCGGCGCCGAGCTGGCGAAGATGGAGCTGCGGGCGGCGTACCCGGCGCTGGTCCGGCGCTTCCCCGGCATGCGGCTGGCCGTCGAGCCCGCCGAGCTGCGCTTCCGTCCCGCGTCCATTGTGTACGGGGTCGAGTCGCTCCCGGTGCGGCTCGGCTGA
- a CDS encoding alpha/beta hydrolase, with the protein MAPDGEVTQVVALAATVLVAIATAVGWDRLRGRAALPLRVTAVVACLVTSVAAGFVAVDRTFELYGSWSDLLGMASADEPVAMAQPPADATHSQIVSFTVHGKASHIDLPAYAYLPAGYATETRRLPVVEALDGFPGSPRVWLRSLLAQQVLDQEIAARRIPPMIVVFPTQTQTAQRDLECVDAVGGPAMDTFLTTDVPDAVEHQFRVRSDAAGWGLIGYSTGGFCAVNLALRHPDRYAAAASLSGYFSAITDRTTGDLYRGSPQTRLENSPLWRATSLPVPSMSLYIATAADDRPGYVQLRRFAEAAKPPLRITTATIPVGGHSRKVWRQMAAPAFDWLASWLAGPE; encoded by the coding sequence GTGGCGCCGGACGGTGAGGTGACTCAGGTCGTCGCGTTGGCGGCGACGGTGCTGGTCGCGATCGCGACGGCGGTCGGCTGGGATCGGCTGCGCGGCCGGGCGGCTCTTCCCCTTCGGGTGACAGCGGTCGTCGCCTGCCTCGTGACCTCCGTCGCGGCGGGCTTCGTCGCGGTGGATCGGACGTTCGAGTTGTACGGCTCCTGGTCGGATCTGCTCGGCATGGCGTCCGCCGACGAGCCGGTGGCGATGGCACAGCCGCCGGCCGACGCCACGCACAGCCAGATCGTCTCGTTCACCGTGCACGGCAAGGCCAGCCACATCGACCTGCCCGCGTACGCGTATCTGCCGGCCGGGTACGCGACCGAGACCCGGCGGCTGCCGGTGGTGGAGGCGCTCGACGGGTTCCCCGGCAGTCCCCGGGTCTGGCTGCGTTCGCTGCTGGCCCAGCAGGTGCTGGATCAGGAGATCGCGGCGCGGCGCATACCGCCGATGATCGTGGTCTTCCCGACCCAGACGCAGACCGCCCAACGGGACTTGGAATGTGTCGACGCCGTCGGCGGCCCGGCGATGGACACCTTCCTGACGACGGACGTGCCCGACGCCGTCGAGCACCAGTTCCGCGTACGCTCCGACGCGGCGGGCTGGGGCTTGATCGGCTACTCCACCGGCGGTTTCTGCGCGGTGAATCTCGCGTTGCGCCACCCCGACCGGTACGCCGCCGCGGCCAGCCTGTCCGGCTACTTCTCGGCGATCACCGACCGCACGACCGGCGACCTGTACCGGGGTTCGCCGCAGACGAGGCTGGAGAACTCGCCGTTGTGGCGGGCGACGTCGCTGCCGGTGCCGTCGATGTCGCTGTACATCGCGACCGCGGCGGACGACCGGCCCGGATACGTCCAGCTCCGCCGGTTCGCCGAGGCCGCGAAGCCGCCGCTGCGGATCACCACCGCGACGATTCCGGTCGGCGGGCACAGCCGCAAGGTGTGGCGCCAGATGGCCGCCCCGGCCTTCGACTGGCTCGCCTCCTGGCTGGCCGGCCCCGAATGA
- a CDS encoding YoaK family protein has protein sequence MSLREAWHTISPPPDSDHGPLPPMLVLLTVGTGLVDAFSYLALGHVFVANMTGNVLFLGFALAGVGEFDVWRSLLGLAAFTAGAVLSARTMRRFAPHRGRMALLAMLVQVPVTVAAAIVGLAAAHPYTGVPAAVLIGVLAAALGFQNAAVRALGVPDLTTTVLTRTLTAIAAESRWAGGPGGRSGRRMVSILSMFAGAFAGALLVDRGHPDWVLVVASIVLAFVAVTAVRAARSTQRWASAHVA, from the coding sequence ATGAGCCTTCGTGAGGCGTGGCACACGATCTCGCCGCCGCCTGACAGCGACCACGGTCCGCTGCCCCCGATGCTGGTGCTGCTGACCGTGGGCACCGGACTGGTCGACGCGTTCAGCTATCTCGCCCTCGGGCACGTCTTCGTGGCCAACATGACCGGCAATGTCCTGTTCCTCGGCTTCGCCCTGGCCGGCGTCGGCGAGTTCGACGTGTGGCGGTCATTGCTCGGGTTGGCCGCGTTCACCGCCGGCGCGGTACTCAGCGCGCGTACGATGCGCCGATTCGCCCCGCATCGCGGTCGCATGGCGTTGCTCGCCATGCTGGTTCAGGTGCCGGTGACGGTCGCCGCCGCGATCGTCGGGCTCGCCGCGGCGCACCCGTACACCGGAGTCCCCGCCGCCGTGCTGATCGGCGTGCTCGCTGCGGCGCTGGGCTTCCAGAACGCCGCCGTGCGGGCGTTGGGCGTACCGGATCTGACGACGACCGTGCTGACGAGGACGTTGACCGCGATCGCGGCCGAAAGCCGCTGGGCCGGCGGACCGGGCGGGCGTTCGGGGCGCCGGATGGTCTCGATCCTCAGCATGTTCGCCGGCGCGTTCGCGGGCGCGCTGCTGGTCGATCGAGGCCATCCGGACTGGGTGCTGGTCGTCGCCTCGATCGTGCTGGCGTTCGTGGCCGTCACGGCGGTACGCGCCGCGCGGTCGACGCAACGCTGGGCGTCAGCTCACGTCGCGTAG
- a CDS encoding polysaccharide deacetylase family protein, with protein sequence MQLTRRAALAAGALTLAGCGAEPQAQTPSPSPSAAPSASPSPSPRPGEIVHGPRDRAQVALTFHGQGEDQLVRTTLAVLAQLDAPVTVLAVGSWLDEHPASARAILDGGHELGNHTYSHADISSLPTAAQYAEITRCADVLRRLTGSAGRWFRPSQTPRASAALQRQAQRAGYPTCLAYDVDSLDYTDPGPAAVVRTTLDGVHNGSIVSLHLGHPGTVEALPELIAALRKRGLTPVTATTLLT encoded by the coding sequence ATGCAGCTCACCCGCCGCGCGGCACTCGCGGCGGGCGCCCTCACGCTCGCCGGCTGCGGCGCAGAACCCCAGGCACAGACCCCCAGCCCGAGTCCGTCGGCCGCACCGTCCGCGTCGCCCTCGCCGTCACCCCGGCCCGGCGAGATCGTCCACGGCCCGCGCGACCGCGCGCAGGTCGCGCTCACCTTCCACGGCCAAGGCGAAGATCAACTGGTACGCACAACGCTGGCCGTCCTGGCGCAGCTGGACGCGCCGGTGACGGTCCTCGCGGTCGGCAGCTGGCTCGACGAGCACCCGGCGTCGGCCCGCGCCATCCTCGACGGCGGTCACGAGCTGGGCAACCACACCTACTCTCACGCCGACATCAGCAGCCTGCCCACCGCCGCCCAGTACGCCGAGATCACCCGCTGCGCCGACGTGCTCCGCCGGCTGACCGGTTCGGCCGGGCGCTGGTTCCGGCCCTCGCAGACACCCCGGGCGTCGGCCGCCCTCCAGCGGCAGGCCCAGCGCGCGGGATACCCGACCTGTTTGGCGTACGACGTCGACTCGCTGGACTACACCGATCCCGGTCCGGCCGCCGTCGTCCGGACCACGCTGGACGGCGTACACAATGGATCGATCGTGAGCCTGCACCTCGGCCATCCCGGCACCGTCGAGGCGTTACCCGAGCTGATCGCGGCCTTGCGCAAGCGCGGCCTGACCCCGGTCACGGCGACCACCCTGCTCACCTGA
- a CDS encoding phosphatidylglycerol lysyltransferase domain-containing protein: MPDSSDARRKPVTERRPPARVPSSVRWTARFLALAGVVDLLTVLLPPARYRLSLLTEVVPLTGVQTARAATAAVGLLLIYLSVGLRRRTREAWFLAVALALVSAALNVLKGLDLDAAAISAGLLAALLGGRRDYCAAVERTSRWRALAALAGFGAAGLAVGVAEIAVRSRALEPGQSPRLWVVDAAEGMVGVTGPLRFTRPAVADAVSLTTGTMGLLAAAVALVLLLRPLGRRPGHTPDDVERIGRLLATHGRQDSLGYFALRPDKSVIWSPTGKAGVAYRVIWGVSLASGDPIGDPEAWPGAVEAWLADCRRNRWTPAVLGCGERAGLAYAKQGLNAIELGDEALVDVAEFALDGRSMRAVRQAVGRVERAGYTCHLARQRDLSPDMLAEARRACHQLRDGEVERGFSMALSRVGDPADGDCLLVLARDADGRLRGLLQFVPWGDDGLSLDVMRRDRAADNGLIEYMVVTVLRQAADLGVSRVSLNFAVLRSVFARGDRLGAGPVLRLWYHVLMLASRYWQLESLYRANAKYLPRWQPRYLCYPSMADLPRIGLAALRAEAFLTMPPIRLRPRTLPEVATAKQVATWG, from the coding sequence GTGCCCGATTCCTCCGACGCCCGGCGCAAGCCGGTGACCGAGCGCCGTCCCCCGGCGCGGGTGCCCTCCAGCGTTCGCTGGACGGCACGGTTCCTGGCTCTCGCCGGTGTCGTCGACCTGCTGACCGTTCTGCTGCCGCCGGCTCGATACCGGCTGAGCCTGCTCACCGAGGTCGTGCCCCTCACCGGGGTGCAGACCGCCCGGGCCGCCACCGCGGCCGTCGGCCTCCTGCTGATCTATCTCAGCGTCGGGCTGCGGCGTCGCACTCGCGAGGCCTGGTTCCTGGCGGTCGCCCTGGCCTTGGTGAGCGCGGCGCTGAACGTGCTGAAGGGGCTGGATCTGGACGCGGCCGCCATTTCGGCGGGCCTGCTGGCCGCTCTCCTGGGCGGCCGGCGGGACTATTGCGCGGCCGTCGAACGGACCAGCCGATGGCGGGCACTCGCGGCGCTGGCCGGATTCGGGGCAGCGGGCCTGGCGGTCGGGGTGGCGGAGATCGCCGTCCGGTCCCGTGCCCTCGAACCCGGCCAGTCGCCGCGTCTCTGGGTGGTCGACGCCGCGGAGGGAATGGTGGGGGTTACCGGCCCACTGCGGTTCACCCGCCCGGCGGTGGCCGACGCGGTGTCGCTGACCACCGGGACGATGGGGCTGCTTGCGGCGGCCGTCGCCCTGGTGCTGTTGCTGCGCCCGCTCGGCCGCCGCCCGGGGCATACGCCGGACGACGTCGAACGCATCGGCCGGTTGCTGGCCACGCACGGCCGCCAGGACTCGCTCGGCTACTTCGCGCTGCGGCCGGACAAGTCGGTGATCTGGTCGCCGACCGGCAAGGCCGGGGTGGCGTACCGGGTGATCTGGGGGGTCAGCCTCGCGTCGGGGGATCCGATCGGCGATCCCGAGGCGTGGCCGGGTGCGGTCGAGGCCTGGCTCGCCGACTGCCGCCGTAACCGGTGGACGCCGGCGGTGCTCGGCTGCGGCGAACGGGCTGGTCTCGCGTACGCCAAGCAGGGGCTGAACGCCATCGAACTGGGCGACGAGGCGCTGGTGGACGTGGCGGAGTTCGCATTGGACGGTCGTTCGATGCGGGCCGTACGCCAAGCGGTCGGCCGGGTCGAACGGGCGGGCTACACCTGCCACCTGGCCCGGCAGCGGGATCTGTCGCCGGACATGCTCGCCGAGGCCCGGCGCGCCTGCCACCAGTTACGCGACGGCGAGGTCGAACGCGGCTTCTCCATGGCGCTGTCCCGGGTCGGCGATCCGGCCGACGGCGACTGCCTGCTGGTGCTGGCCCGGGATGCCGACGGCCGGCTGCGCGGCCTGCTCCAGTTCGTTCCGTGGGGGGACGACGGGCTGTCGCTGGACGTGATGCGTCGGGATCGGGCGGCCGACAACGGGCTGATCGAATACATGGTGGTCACGGTGCTTCGGCAGGCGGCCGACCTCGGAGTCAGTCGCGTGTCGCTGAACTTCGCCGTGCTGCGGTCGGTCTTCGCCCGAGGCGACCGGCTGGGCGCCGGGCCGGTGCTGCGCCTCTGGTACCACGTCCTGATGCTGGCCTCGCGCTACTGGCAGCTCGAATCGCTGTACCGGGCCAACGCCAAGTACCTGCCGAGGTGGCAGCCGCGATACCTCTGCTATCCGTCGATGGCGGACCTGCCCCGGATCGGTCTGGCCGCGCTGCGGGCCGAGGCGTTCCTGACCATGCCGCCGATCCGGCTGCGGCCGCGTACGCTGCCCGAGGTGGCGACCGCGAAACAGGTGGCCACGTGGGGCTGA
- a CDS encoding YkvA family protein, whose protein sequence is MRDWLIGLGVAIAVVIASWGVLILLAKRLPPGVLRDLAAFIPDCVTTVRRLRKDPRVPRKAKIAIVFAGIWVASPIDLIPEFIPVIGPLDDIIVVALCLRYAGRQVPRDVLLAAWPGEPRLIERLLGPV, encoded by the coding sequence ATGCGGGACTGGCTGATCGGGCTCGGCGTCGCGATCGCCGTCGTCATCGCTTCGTGGGGCGTCCTGATCTTGCTGGCCAAGCGGCTGCCGCCGGGCGTGCTGCGCGATCTCGCGGCGTTCATCCCCGACTGTGTGACGACCGTCCGCAGGTTGCGCAAGGACCCGCGGGTGCCGCGCAAGGCGAAGATCGCGATCGTGTTCGCCGGGATCTGGGTGGCCAGCCCGATCGATCTCATCCCCGAGTTCATCCCGGTCATCGGCCCGCTGGACGACATCATCGTGGTGGCCTTGTGCCTGCGGTACGCCGGCCGCCAAGTCCCCCGTGACGTGCTGCTGGCGGCCTGGCCGGGCGAGCCGCGGTTGATCGAACGCCTGCTCGGTCCGGTTTAG
- a CDS encoding DUF2795 domain-containing protein: MADPYELVKETLAEFKFPGTQQEIVEYAFQYGADPDTRRALHSLPLATYDNLAEVLRSVRLPTVDEEGLTPSEKAAHSRSKHSRQVAEYLRDVS; encoded by the coding sequence GTGGCTGATCCGTACGAGCTTGTCAAAGAGACCCTGGCCGAGTTCAAATTCCCGGGTACGCAGCAGGAAATCGTCGAATACGCCTTCCAGTACGGCGCCGACCCGGACACCCGCCGGGCGTTGCACAGTCTGCCGCTGGCGACCTACGACAACCTGGCCGAAGTGCTGCGCTCGGTCCGGCTGCCCACCGTCGACGAAGAGGGCCTGACGCCGTCGGAGAAGGCGGCCCACTCCCGGTCCAAGCACAGCCGGCAGGTCGCGGAGTACCTACGCGACGTGAGCTGA
- a CDS encoding sensor histidine kinase, with translation MKALFWRWLPGSLRGRITAVYLLALVVTLTGFGVVGSLLFASDLRQGDTDEVTARVGDLAAAVRAGDLTPVEQDPYAQVIDGGQVTVRSSAAPATPVLDPAELAEARQEKLVVHRNVAGLGDDAVLVATPLPDGKVAVAGASLDTVNTAARRLITGLALGLPILLVLLTLGVRRLLGSALRPVAGLTAEAQEISTADPGRRLPVPPGEDEIASLARTLNGMLDRIAAATKRERTFLDAAAHELRTPVAALRAELELGLAGGDAQAEEALRGALREADRLARLTADMLTLARARAGQLPLERMPTDVTDRVRATARRVAGTYSLSLRVVGEELVGDLDPVRLDQVVTNLVANAAQAGAGQVTVGVRGQEPETVVITVDDDGPGFPAAMLPVQFPEPGSVPRHDSSGTGLGLTIVDMIARAHGGSVVAANSSPLGGAHVEVRLSSARDSGRDLSDSA, from the coding sequence GTGAAGGCGCTGTTCTGGCGATGGCTACCCGGCTCGCTGCGTGGCCGGATCACGGCGGTCTACCTGCTCGCGCTCGTCGTCACCCTGACGGGGTTCGGCGTCGTGGGCTCGCTGCTGTTCGCCAGCGACCTGCGTCAGGGCGACACCGACGAGGTGACCGCCCGGGTCGGCGACCTCGCGGCGGCGGTCCGGGCAGGCGACCTGACCCCGGTCGAGCAGGACCCGTACGCCCAGGTCATCGATGGTGGGCAGGTGACCGTGCGATCGTCGGCCGCCCCGGCGACCCCGGTGCTCGACCCCGCCGAGCTGGCCGAGGCGCGCCAGGAGAAGCTCGTCGTGCACCGGAACGTCGCGGGCCTCGGCGACGACGCGGTGCTCGTGGCGACGCCGCTGCCGGACGGCAAGGTGGCCGTCGCCGGGGCCAGCCTCGACACCGTGAACACCGCGGCTCGCCGGCTCATCACCGGGCTGGCCCTCGGCCTGCCGATCCTGCTGGTGCTGCTGACCCTCGGCGTACGCCGGCTGCTGGGCTCGGCGTTGCGGCCGGTCGCGGGGCTGACCGCGGAGGCGCAGGAGATCAGCACGGCCGACCCCGGGCGGCGGTTGCCGGTGCCGCCCGGTGAGGACGAGATCGCGTCCCTCGCGCGTACGCTCAACGGGATGCTCGACCGCATCGCGGCCGCGACGAAGCGGGAGCGCACGTTCCTGGACGCGGCCGCGCACGAACTGCGTACCCCGGTGGCGGCCTTGCGGGCGGAGCTGGAGCTGGGGTTGGCCGGGGGCGACGCTCAGGCCGAGGAGGCATTGCGGGGCGCGTTGCGGGAGGCCGACCGGCTGGCCCGGCTGACCGCGGACATGCTGACGCTGGCCCGGGCGCGGGCCGGGCAGCTGCCGTTGGAGCGGATGCCCACCGATGTGACCGACCGGGTACGCGCGACCGCGCGACGGGTGGCCGGGACCTATTCGCTGAGTCTGCGGGTGGTGGGCGAGGAACTGGTCGGCGACCTCGATCCGGTTCGCCTGGATCAGGTGGTGACGAACCTCGTCGCCAACGCCGCGCAGGCCGGAGCCGGGCAGGTGACCGTGGGAGTACGCGGCCAGGAGCCCGAGACGGTCGTGATCACGGTCGACGACGACGGGCCCGGATTCCCGGCCGCGATGCTGCCCGTGCAGTTCCCCGAACCCGGTTCGGTGCCCCGGCACGATTCGAGCGGGACCGGGTTGGGCCTGACCATCGTCGACATGATCGCCCGGGCGCACGGCGGGTCGGTCGTGGCCGCGAACAGCTCTCCGCTCGGCGGCGCGCACGTCGAGGTGCGGCTGTCTTCCGCGCGGGATTCGGGTCGCGATTTGTCGGACTCGGCGTAG